The proteins below are encoded in one region of Stigmatopora argus isolate UIUO_Sarg chromosome 2, RoL_Sarg_1.0, whole genome shotgun sequence:
- the thap11 gene encoding THAP domain-containing protein 11 codes for MPGFTCCVPGCYSNSHRDRDLRFYTFPKDTALRELWLRNVSRAGVSGCFSTFQPTTGHRVCSVHFVGGRKTYSIRVPSLFPLRGVNERKHRRGRGKKLSTAASPAGAAGTTTTTTSTTSSLVINTVLGSTAEDTGGEAIDDSITVVQIGQNGEYLGTARLPVATEAPFTAPVGATTELAAAVAVAATGAKDDASSSAESQQTLVQYVSVTSSPLDHSYSLTTGTTSAELLRKLNEQRDIIALMEVKMKEMKATIRQLRVMEAKLQEDVRERDRLLGGHPSPLNVTKKL; via the coding sequence ATGCCTGGATTCACCTGCTGCGTCCCCGGCTGCTACAGCAATTCGCACCGGGACCGGGATCTGCGCTTCTACACCTTCCCGAAGGACACCGCGCTCCGAGAGTTGTGGCTGAGGAACGTCTCCCGGGCCGGGGTCAGCGGCTGTTTCAGCACCTTCCAGCCCACCACGGGGCACCGGGTGTGCAGCGTGCACTTCGTCGGCGGGAGGAAAACTTACAGTATCCGCGTGCCTTCGCTTTTCCCCCTCAGGGGCGTCAACGAGCGCAAACATCGGCGTGGCCGAGGGAAGAAGCTGTCCACGGCTGCATCCCCCGCCGGAGCCGCCgggaccaccaccaccaccaccagcaccaCCAGCAGCCTCGTCATTAACACCGTGTTGGGGAGCACAGCCGAGGACACCGGCGGGGAAGCCATCGACGACAGCATCACGGTGGTGCAGATCGGTCAAAACGGGGAGTATCTGGGTACGGCGCGGCTTCCCGTGGCCACCGAGGCGCCGTTCACCGCGCCCGTCGGGGCCACCACCGAACTCGCTGCCGCCGTAGCCGTCGCCGCCACCGGCGCGAAGGACGACGCCTCCTCCTCGGCGGAATCGCAGCAGACCTTGGTTCAGTACGTCAGCGTGACCAGCAGCCCGCTGGACCACTCGTACTCGTTGACCACCGGCACCACGTCGGCCGAGCTGCTGCGCAAACTCAACGAGCAGCGGGACATCATCGCCCTCATGGAGGTGAAGATGAAGGAGATGAAGGCCACCATCCGCCAGCTCCGGGTGATGGAGGCCAAGCTGCAGGAGGACGTGCGGGAGCGGGACCGGCTGCTAGGCGGCCACCCGTCGCCCCTCAACGTCACCAAGAAGCTCTAA
- the LOC144065857 gene encoding L-rhamnose-binding lectin SML-like → MFRSFGLSSALLLTATWLLLTTVVESRFQVTTCELKNSAIHLLHCGNGVINVKQALYGRSSSAVCAVGASPQEVANTNCARPETLKYLKAICNGKKACELNLDHFQNPDPCIGTLKYLQTNYTCLPSVTVVVCENSESFLYCEEGQRIFILGADYGRRDRNKCSFKRAPHEMENTECTRPTNIVATECNNKDKCGIKANNALYGDPCKGIYKYLEVAYTCLYPGQHY, encoded by the exons ATGTTCAGAAGTTTTGGACTCAGCTCAGCACTTT TGCTGACAGCAACATGGTTACTCCTCACAACAG TTGTCGAATCTAGATTCCAAGTAACCACCTGTGAGTTAAAAAATTCGGCTATCCATCTCCTTCACTGTG GAAATGGTGTCATCAATGTAAAGCAGGCTTTGTATGGTCGTTCAAGCTCAGCAGTCTGTGCTGTGGGAGCAAGTCCTCAAGAGGTGGCGAACACAAATTGTGCTCGCCCAGAAACTCTGAAATACCTCAAAGCAAT TTGCAATGGCAAGAAAGCATGTGAGCTGAACTTGGATCATTTCCAGAATCCTGATCCCTGCATCGGCACACTTAAATATTTGCAGACCAACTATACCTGTTTGCCTTCAG TTACCGTGGTGGTGTGTGAGAATTCGGAGTCATTTTTGTATTGTG AGGAAGGACAAAGAATTTTCATCTTGGGGGCAGACTATGGACGGCGTGATCGGAATAAATGTTCATTCAAAAGGGCTCCGCATGAGATGGAAAACACAGAATGCACGCGCCCGACAAATATCGTTGCTACAGA GTGtaataacaaagacaaatgtgggatcaaagccaacaatgctTTGTATGGAGACCCCTGTAAAGGCATCTACAAGTACCTGGAGGTTGCTTACACATGTCTTT ATCCTGGGCAGCATTACTAA